The following proteins are co-located in the Telopea speciosissima isolate NSW1024214 ecotype Mountain lineage chromosome 9, Tspe_v1, whole genome shotgun sequence genome:
- the LOC122639833 gene encoding uncharacterized protein At3g52155, chloroplastic isoform X1, whose product MKAALLCNSIIISPTPLSTTFPSRLSPLIIKPNPFSSRSLLTETLEGETTQETTSNSVCRRLILLRHAESSWEDRTLRDHERPLSKAGRVDAISVSHKLQQLGWIPELILSSDAARTRETLKIMQEQVRGFLEAEVHLFSSFYSIAAMDGQTAEHIQKAVCEYSRDEILTVMCMGHNRGWEEAASMFSGALVELKTSNAALLEATGKSWNEAFSLAGLGGWKLHGIVKPNAS is encoded by the exons ATGAAAGCAGCTCTGCTATGTAACTCTATTATCATCTCTCCAACTCCGCTCTCCACAACGTTTCCCTCACGCTTATCCCCCCTTATCATCAAGCCCAACCCTTTCTCCTCTCGATCTCTTCTTACCGAGACCCTCGAAGGTGAAACTACACAAGAAACGACTTCCAACTCTGTTTGCCGTCGCCTCATTCTGCTTCGCCACGCGGAGAGCTCCTGGGAAGATCGCACATTACGAG ATCATGAACGCCCATTAAGTAAAGCTGGACGGGTCGATGCTATCAGTGTTTCTCACAAGCTCCAACAGTTGGGTTGGATTCCTGAACTTATCTTATCTAG TGATGCTGCTCGAACAAGGGAGACACTTAAAATTATGCAAGAACAAGTACGAGGCTTTTTAGAAGCCGAGGTGCATTTATTTTCGAGCTTCTATTCCATTGCAGCAATGGATGGGCAGACTGCTGAGCACATTCAAAAAGCTGTCTGTGAATATTCAAGGGATGAAATACTAACAGTGAT GTGCATGGGACATAACAGGGGATGGGAAGAGGCTGCCTCAATGTTCTCCGGTGCTTTGGTAGAATTGAAGACATCCAATGCTGCTTTGCTTGAAGCTACTGGCAAGTCTTGGAATGAG
- the LOC122639833 gene encoding uncharacterized protein At3g52155, chloroplastic isoform X2 — protein MKAALLCNSIIISPTPLSTTFPSRLSPLIIKPNPFSSRSLLTETLEGETTQETTSNSVCRRLILLRHAESSWEDRTLRDHERPLSKAGRVDAISVSHKLQQLGWIPELILSSDAARTRETLKIMQEQVRGFLEAEVHLFSSFYSIAAMDGQTAEHIQKAVCEYSRDEILTVIDCTGAWDITGDGKRLPQCSPVLW, from the exons ATGAAAGCAGCTCTGCTATGTAACTCTATTATCATCTCTCCAACTCCGCTCTCCACAACGTTTCCCTCACGCTTATCCCCCCTTATCATCAAGCCCAACCCTTTCTCCTCTCGATCTCTTCTTACCGAGACCCTCGAAGGTGAAACTACACAAGAAACGACTTCCAACTCTGTTTGCCGTCGCCTCATTCTGCTTCGCCACGCGGAGAGCTCCTGGGAAGATCGCACATTACGAG ATCATGAACGCCCATTAAGTAAAGCTGGACGGGTCGATGCTATCAGTGTTTCTCACAAGCTCCAACAGTTGGGTTGGATTCCTGAACTTATCTTATCTAG TGATGCTGCTCGAACAAGGGAGACACTTAAAATTATGCAAGAACAAGTACGAGGCTTTTTAGAAGCCGAGGTGCATTTATTTTCGAGCTTCTATTCCATTGCAGCAATGGATGGGCAGACTGCTGAGCACATTCAAAAAGCTGTCTGTGAATATTCAAGGGATGAAATACTAACAGTGAT TGATTGTACAGGTGCATGGGACATAACAGGGGATGGGAAGAGGCTGCCTCAATGTTCTCCGGTGCTTTGGTAG